One region of Armigeres subalbatus isolate Guangzhou_Male chromosome 3, GZ_Asu_2, whole genome shotgun sequence genomic DNA includes:
- the LOC134219166 gene encoding synaptotagmin-6 isoform X1, with amino-acid sequence MVLVSSAVLGAAAGTGLALLVAVTIVMYRYYVVRRKGKEWAELDRLEEKKAARKINLQQECSVISGSHPVQPACNISPHTLEGEGKAGPVDLSSSPLQPSLDQKKPYSGRQKPPTSASRNNSLESVHSRASSCREVTSKYASNANPETRSTISDNFIIQKSRSPKRMRTYSLEGKLPSGQDSNFRSPKAPQESMSSVMSVNYREIVSSKKRNSTVSAATLPRPGEFVAPDSPSGSIRSENSRSPRRRVPIIMAANDIHTVLGRFHFRLKFDGTKEELLVHLVEAQDLSSSSESGFRDPYVRMFLDTDEENRTLQTAVHRAETHPYFDQHFSFPLRPKNLVKTNFILQLLDYDRFSRDEVIGEIRFLLNTLDLSGCEIWGDLIAVRKPMEHSPELLISLSYLPQAERLTVVVMKAKNLHVLNDPFVKLYLIINDKRAKKRKTSAIRATDPANPIWNEAFTFDLPASQLQDAGIELFVTSNEGELLEPGCAIGLQEGGTGCQHWQDMMQNNRKPIAMWHMLR; translated from the exons ATGGTCCTCGTGAGCTCGGCAGTGCTTGGGGCAGCTGCTGGCACGGGGCTTGCCCTGCTGGTTGCCGTAACGATAGTGATGTACCGCTATTATGTCGTGCGGCGCAAAGGAAAGGAATGGGCGGAGCTTGATCGGTTGGAAGAAAAGAAAGCGGCCAGGAAAATTAATCTACAG CAGGAATGCAGCGTTATTAGTGGCTCCCATCCAGTACAACCAGCATGCAATATTTCACCGCACACACTAGAAGGAGAAGGAAAAGCAGGGCCTGTGGATTTGAGTTCGAGCCCATTGCAGCCTAGTTTGGATCAGAAGAAGCCTTACTCTGGGCGACAGAAGCCACCCACATCAGCTTCCAGAAATAACAGCTTGGAAAGTGTACACTCTCGAGCATCG AGCTGTCGGGAAGTGACATCCAAATATGCGTCAAATGCAAACCCTGAAACTAGGTCAACAATTTCGGACAACTTCATTATACAG AAATCTCGATCACCGAAACGTATGAGAACTTACAGCCTAGAAGGAAAACTTCCGTCGGGTCAGGACAGCAATTTTCGGTCACCAAAAGCTCCTCAAGAAAGCATGTCATCAGTAATGAGCGTTAATTATAGGGAGATTGTTTCGTCTAAGAAAAGAAACAGCACTGTATCCGCCGCAACATTACCTCGTCCTGGTGAGTTCGTGGCTCCGGACAGCCCTAGTGGATCCATTCGATCGGAAAACAGTCGCTCCCCGCGGAGACGGGTGCCGATAATAATGGCTGCAAACGACATTCATACGGTACTTGGAAGATTTCATTTTCGATTGAAATTCGACGGAACGAAGGAAGAATTATTGGTCCATCTGGTCGAAG CGCAAGATCTGTCGTCGTCTTCGGAGAGCGGCTTTCGTGATCCGTATGTAAGAATGTTTTTGGATACCGATGAGGAAAATCGCACACTGCAGACAGCTGTCCATCGTGCAGAAACGCACCCTTATTTCGATCAacatttttcctttcctttgAGGCCCAAGAATCTGGTCAAAACCAATTTCATCTTGCAG TTACTCGATTACGATCGCTTCTCCCGTGATGAggtcatcggcgaaatacgatTTTTACTGAACACGCTGGATTTGTCTGGTTGCGAAATATGGGGTGACTTGATTGCGGTTCGGAAACCAATGGAACATTCACCGGAGCTGCTGATTTCGTTGAGCTATTTGCCACAAGCAGAACGGCTTACGGTCGTTGTAATGAAAGCAAAGAATCTGCACGTTCTCAATGATCCGTTCGTGAAG CTCTATTTAATTATCAACGACAAACGAGCAAAGAAACGTAAAACGAGTGCGATTCGTGCAACGGACCCAGCCAATCCTATCTGGAACGAAGCGTTTACCTTTGATCTTCCCGCATCTCAATTGCAGGACGCAGGAATCGAGCTGTTTGTGACATCTAATGAAGGAGAACTGCTGGAACCGGGTTGTGCAATTGGGCTCCAGGAAGGAGGAACCGGCTGCCAGCACTGGCAGGATATGATGCAAAACAATCGCAAACCAATTGCCATGTGGCACATGTTGAGATAA
- the LOC134219166 gene encoding synaptotagmin-6 isoform X2: MVLVSSAVLGAAAGTGLALLVAVTIVMYRYYVVRRKGKEWAELDRLEEKKAARKINLQECSVISGSHPVQPACNISPHTLEGEGKAGPVDLSSSPLQPSLDQKKPYSGRQKPPTSASRNNSLESVHSRASSCREVTSKYASNANPETRSTISDNFIIQKSRSPKRMRTYSLEGKLPSGQDSNFRSPKAPQESMSSVMSVNYREIVSSKKRNSTVSAATLPRPGEFVAPDSPSGSIRSENSRSPRRRVPIIMAANDIHTVLGRFHFRLKFDGTKEELLVHLVEAQDLSSSSESGFRDPYVRMFLDTDEENRTLQTAVHRAETHPYFDQHFSFPLRPKNLVKTNFILQLLDYDRFSRDEVIGEIRFLLNTLDLSGCEIWGDLIAVRKPMEHSPELLISLSYLPQAERLTVVVMKAKNLHVLNDPFVKLYLIINDKRAKKRKTSAIRATDPANPIWNEAFTFDLPASQLQDAGIELFVTSNEGELLEPGCAIGLQEGGTGCQHWQDMMQNNRKPIAMWHMLR; the protein is encoded by the exons ATGGTCCTCGTGAGCTCGGCAGTGCTTGGGGCAGCTGCTGGCACGGGGCTTGCCCTGCTGGTTGCCGTAACGATAGTGATGTACCGCTATTATGTCGTGCGGCGCAAAGGAAAGGAATGGGCGGAGCTTGATCGGTTGGAAGAAAAGAAAGCGGCCAGGAAAATTAATCTACAG GAATGCAGCGTTATTAGTGGCTCCCATCCAGTACAACCAGCATGCAATATTTCACCGCACACACTAGAAGGAGAAGGAAAAGCAGGGCCTGTGGATTTGAGTTCGAGCCCATTGCAGCCTAGTTTGGATCAGAAGAAGCCTTACTCTGGGCGACAGAAGCCACCCACATCAGCTTCCAGAAATAACAGCTTGGAAAGTGTACACTCTCGAGCATCG AGCTGTCGGGAAGTGACATCCAAATATGCGTCAAATGCAAACCCTGAAACTAGGTCAACAATTTCGGACAACTTCATTATACAG AAATCTCGATCACCGAAACGTATGAGAACTTACAGCCTAGAAGGAAAACTTCCGTCGGGTCAGGACAGCAATTTTCGGTCACCAAAAGCTCCTCAAGAAAGCATGTCATCAGTAATGAGCGTTAATTATAGGGAGATTGTTTCGTCTAAGAAAAGAAACAGCACTGTATCCGCCGCAACATTACCTCGTCCTGGTGAGTTCGTGGCTCCGGACAGCCCTAGTGGATCCATTCGATCGGAAAACAGTCGCTCCCCGCGGAGACGGGTGCCGATAATAATGGCTGCAAACGACATTCATACGGTACTTGGAAGATTTCATTTTCGATTGAAATTCGACGGAACGAAGGAAGAATTATTGGTCCATCTGGTCGAAG CGCAAGATCTGTCGTCGTCTTCGGAGAGCGGCTTTCGTGATCCGTATGTAAGAATGTTTTTGGATACCGATGAGGAAAATCGCACACTGCAGACAGCTGTCCATCGTGCAGAAACGCACCCTTATTTCGATCAacatttttcctttcctttgAGGCCCAAGAATCTGGTCAAAACCAATTTCATCTTGCAG TTACTCGATTACGATCGCTTCTCCCGTGATGAggtcatcggcgaaatacgatTTTTACTGAACACGCTGGATTTGTCTGGTTGCGAAATATGGGGTGACTTGATTGCGGTTCGGAAACCAATGGAACATTCACCGGAGCTGCTGATTTCGTTGAGCTATTTGCCACAAGCAGAACGGCTTACGGTCGTTGTAATGAAAGCAAAGAATCTGCACGTTCTCAATGATCCGTTCGTGAAG CTCTATTTAATTATCAACGACAAACGAGCAAAGAAACGTAAAACGAGTGCGATTCGTGCAACGGACCCAGCCAATCCTATCTGGAACGAAGCGTTTACCTTTGATCTTCCCGCATCTCAATTGCAGGACGCAGGAATCGAGCTGTTTGTGACATCTAATGAAGGAGAACTGCTGGAACCGGGTTGTGCAATTGGGCTCCAGGAAGGAGGAACCGGCTGCCAGCACTGGCAGGATATGATGCAAAACAATCGCAAACCAATTGCCATGTGGCACATGTTGAGATAA